The following proteins are encoded in a genomic region of Candidatus Zixiibacteriota bacterium:
- a CDS encoding helix-turn-helix domain-containing protein — protein sequence MEYYEGLIRDTEFFTTAELAKKLKMNVQVITRKIQSGEIAAYKIGKDWRIPEQSVFDWLEQNSNGNRRTEPRKTKIRKPAHPESPRRTTRHHVLEYILAQFEPGLSYSATEVTRTIARYHDDHDSILQEFVSEKMLECIDGQYRRRHGYSLSGTTIPTRR from the coding sequence GTGGAATACTACGAAGGTCTTATAAGGGATACGGAATTCTTCACAACTGCCGAATTGGCCAAGAAACTCAAGATGAATGTGCAGGTAATCACGCGCAAAATACAATCGGGTGAGATCGCTGCCTACAAGATCGGGAAAGACTGGCGGATCCCAGAGCAGTCTGTTTTCGATTGGCTGGAACAGAACTCCAACGGCAATAGACGGACCGAACCCCGGAAAACCAAAATCAGGAAACCCGCCCATCCGGAGTCTCCCAGAAGAACAACCCGGCATCATGTGCTCGAATATATTCTTGCTCAGTTCGAACCAGGCCTATCTTACAGCGCTACGGAAGTGACGCGAACGATAGCCAGATATCATGATGACCATGATTCCATCCTGCAGGAATTTGTTTCCGAGAAGATGCTGGAGTGCATTGATGGCCAATATCGCCGGCGTCATGGTTACAGCCTGTCAGGGACAACGATTCCAACCCGAAGATAA
- a CDS encoding DNA recombination protein RmuC produces MSFATLFILSLLLVGVVWLLVMSLRRQSQASIPGRLFESIESLKAELVAKQLEGLVALRQTLDETNRTINERLAQGNSSVDRRLEIIGEIEHKLGQLQQQTENIEQIGNNIQSLSDLLKPPKMRGVLGEMLLENLLASILPQKLFSMQYNLTSGCRVDAVVRLGNKLLPIDSKFPLESYQRLVTNHEPDIAQKQFRQALKKQIDSIHDKYLLPEQGTTEFAVMYIPSEAVYYQMVAGEDQELFDYALRVRVIPSSPGHLYAFLASLAAMQTGTELAGDTARLSAAVTSLSESLSRLTKLHDRIEGSSRSLSLSLSKARDELGDMTHQLDRLQRPAEREDESTSTVGTE; encoded by the coding sequence ATGTCATTTGCTACCCTGTTTATCCTGTCCCTCCTATTGGTGGGGGTGGTCTGGTTGCTGGTGATGTCGCTCCGTCGTCAGTCTCAAGCCTCAATTCCTGGCCGACTTTTCGAAAGCATCGAGAGTCTGAAGGCTGAATTGGTCGCCAAACAGCTGGAAGGTTTGGTTGCCTTGCGGCAGACGCTCGACGAAACCAATCGGACAATCAACGAGCGCCTGGCCCAGGGTAATTCTTCGGTTGATAGACGGTTGGAGATTATCGGAGAGATCGAACACAAACTGGGACAACTTCAGCAACAGACAGAAAATATCGAACAGATCGGCAACAACATCCAATCTCTATCGGACCTTCTCAAGCCACCGAAGATGCGGGGTGTTTTGGGCGAAATGTTGCTGGAAAACCTGCTGGCTTCTATTCTTCCGCAAAAGTTGTTCTCAATGCAGTACAATCTGACCTCAGGTTGCCGGGTGGATGCGGTAGTCCGGCTGGGCAACAAGTTGCTGCCGATTGACTCCAAATTCCCCCTTGAATCATACCAGCGTCTGGTCACAAACCATGAACCAGACATAGCACAGAAACAATTCCGCCAGGCTCTGAAGAAACAGATCGACAGTATTCACGACAAGTATCTGCTGCCCGAACAGGGAACGACCGAGTTTGCCGTCATGTATATTCCCTCCGAGGCAGTGTACTACCAGATGGTTGCTGGAGAAGACCAGGAATTGTTTGATTATGCGCTGAGAGTACGCGTCATCCCCAGTTCACCGGGGCATCTGTACGCATTCCTGGCATCGTTGGCGGCGATGCAGACCGGAACGGAACTGGCTGGAGACACAGCTCGCTTGAGTGCGGCCGTTACCAGCTTGAGTGAATCACTGTCTCGTTTGACGAAGTTGCACGACCGTATAGAAGGATCATCACGCTCTCTGAGCCTGAGCCTGTCGAAGGCGCGCGATGAACTGGGCGATATGACCCATCAACTGGACCGCTTGCAACGCCCGGCAGAGCGAGAAGATGAATCGACGTCAACGGTCGGGACGGAGTAA
- the recR gene encoding recombination mediator RecR, whose product MFKSAASLERLANRLASLPGIGRKTATRLAFHILKLPREEALDLANTIREVKEKVGFCSVCCNISETDPCHVCSDPSRQTSIICVVEESADAAAMDKVEGFSGCFHVLGGRLSPLDGIGPDDLKIKELLARINDDLKEVVIATNPNVEGEATAIYLAQLLKPLGLSVTRIARGLPVGSDLEYADSVTLARAMDGRQEL is encoded by the coding sequence ATGTTCAAGTCGGCCGCATCGTTAGAACGTCTCGCCAATCGCCTGGCCAGTCTGCCCGGTATCGGACGCAAGACTGCCACGAGACTCGCTTTTCATATCCTCAAGTTGCCCCGCGAGGAAGCTCTGGACCTGGCCAACACGATCCGTGAGGTAAAGGAGAAGGTCGGGTTTTGCTCTGTTTGTTGTAATATTTCCGAGACAGATCCCTGCCACGTGTGCAGCGATCCCTCGCGTCAGACCAGCATTATTTGCGTGGTCGAGGAATCAGCCGATGCGGCTGCGATGGACAAAGTCGAGGGCTTCAGTGGTTGTTTTCATGTCCTCGGTGGCCGACTTTCGCCACTGGACGGCATTGGCCCCGATGATCTAAAAATCAAAGAGTTGCTCGCCCGTATTAACGATGACTTGAAAGAAGTTGTCATCGCCACAAATCCGAACGTGGAAGGTGAAGCGACCGCCATCTACCTGGCTCAGTTGCTCAAACCGCTTGGCCTAAGTGTGACCCGCATCGCCCGGGGTTTGCCGGTTGGATCGGACCTCGAATATGCTGATTCGGTGACACTGGCTCGGGCTATGGATGGTCGCCAGGAGTTATAG
- a CDS encoding YbaB/EbfC family nucleoid-associated protein encodes MGKGGLGNMMKQVQQMQAKMAAMQEELAEKEVEGSAGGGMVKVIVNGKNEVVSITIDPEVVDPEDIEMLQDLIAAAVNQGIEKVAELQSEMMSSVTGGLNLPGMNLPF; translated from the coding sequence ATGGGTAAAGGTGGACTCGGAAATATGATGAAGCAAGTTCAGCAGATGCAGGCCAAGATGGCAGCAATGCAGGAAGAACTGGCCGAGAAGGAAGTTGAAGGCAGTGCCGGCGGTGGAATGGTCAAAGTTATTGTTAATGGCAAGAACGAAGTTGTCTCTATTACCATCGATCCGGAAGTTGTTGATCCTGAAGACATCGAAATGCTGCAGGACCTGATCGCCGCCGCTGTCAATCAGGGAATTGAGAAAGTAGCGGAACTTCAATCTGAGATGATGTCCTCGGTAACGGGTGGTTTGAATCTCCCGGGAATGAACCTCCCTTTCTAG
- the dnaX gene encoding DNA polymerase III subunit gamma/tau yields MAYQIFARKYRPQTFEDIVAQEHVTRTLQNAVKNDRVGSGYLFCGPRGTGKTTTARVLAKCLNCAEGPTATPCGECSVCVEITAGSSLDVLEIDAASNTGVDDVRTLRENVRYLPTSGKKRIFIIDEVHRLSGAAFDALLKTLEEPPDHVIFVFATTEPLKVPETILSRTQRFDFKRVSSTDLAKHLRKIAEAEKLLIDNASLVLLARRADGSVRDCLSLLDQVIAYAGDTVSSAQVVEALGLVERQTLFDYTAGVAAGDAPLVLGLVRNIDKSGTDAKDFLHELLDHFRILMILSTDESVKEQLDLDVDEMTVYLEQARFFSTGDIVRLMTIAAGLLRDLRSGLEERLVLETGAVRMATLESTVRFEEILAHLKANPNIVSAAVPPKKKGDPVGEPVTFVKKPETVPQPPADYTGTLNLPQVQAGWESFITTLKQNNAMLASQLGMGEIGGVVDNKIKLVFGSNMAASVQVIQKPDNLNMVLQTLGDYYRANVRLIFEVDPNKKDLPRGADTDSKPKIDLARLQENSPRLRKLLEKVDGEIIGVKQVDKGR; encoded by the coding sequence ATGGCATATCAGATTTTCGCTCGTAAATACCGTCCGCAGACGTTCGAGGACATAGTAGCTCAGGAACATGTCACTCGTACTCTGCAGAACGCTGTCAAGAACGACCGTGTGGGTTCGGGCTATCTATTCTGTGGCCCTCGCGGGACCGGAAAAACGACTACCGCCAGAGTATTGGCTAAATGCCTCAACTGCGCCGAAGGCCCTACGGCAACTCCTTGTGGCGAATGTTCGGTCTGTGTCGAAATAACGGCCGGCAGTTCACTGGATGTGCTTGAGATCGATGCCGCCTCAAACACGGGGGTCGATGATGTGCGTACCCTGCGTGAGAACGTGCGATATTTGCCTACATCGGGGAAAAAACGCATTTTCATTATCGACGAAGTCCACCGTCTCTCAGGTGCGGCTTTCGATGCTTTGCTGAAGACGCTTGAGGAGCCTCCCGATCATGTCATATTTGTATTCGCCACAACCGAGCCTCTGAAAGTTCCCGAGACAATCCTCTCTCGCACCCAGCGTTTTGATTTCAAAAGAGTTTCATCAACTGATCTGGCAAAGCATCTAAGGAAAATAGCCGAAGCAGAGAAACTGCTGATTGACAACGCCTCGCTGGTGTTGCTGGCTCGCCGGGCTGATGGTTCGGTGCGTGACTGCCTTTCGCTTCTCGATCAAGTTATCGCCTATGCCGGAGATACTGTTTCGTCTGCTCAGGTTGTTGAAGCGCTGGGCCTTGTTGAACGACAGACCCTCTTTGATTATACAGCCGGAGTGGCCGCCGGAGATGCCCCGCTTGTTCTGGGATTGGTGCGCAATATTGATAAGTCCGGCACCGATGCCAAAGATTTTCTCCACGAACTGCTTGACCATTTTCGCATCCTGATGATTCTGAGTACCGATGAGTCCGTCAAAGAACAGCTTGATTTGGATGTGGATGAGATGACCGTCTATCTCGAACAGGCCCGTTTCTTTTCGACAGGTGACATCGTTCGTTTGATGACCATTGCTGCCGGACTCCTCCGTGATCTTCGTAGTGGCCTTGAGGAGCGCCTGGTGCTTGAAACCGGTGCGGTACGAATGGCTACGCTGGAATCGACGGTTCGCTTTGAAGAAATCCTGGCCCATCTCAAAGCCAATCCCAACATCGTTTCAGCGGCGGTGCCGCCAAAAAAAAAAGGTGATCCCGTCGGCGAACCGGTAACGTTTGTGAAAAAACCGGAGACTGTCCCACAGCCGCCTGCTGATTATACCGGCACCCTAAACCTGCCACAAGTTCAGGCCGGGTGGGAGAGCTTTATAACGACCCTGAAACAGAATAATGCAATGCTGGCCTCACAGCTCGGGATGGGCGAGATCGGCGGAGTAGTTGACAACAAGATCAAACTTGTCTTTGGTTCCAATATGGCTGCCTCGGTCCAGGTCATCCAGAAACCGGATAATCTGAATATGGTACTTCAGACCTTAGGAGACTATTATCGGGCTAATGTCAGACTCATTTTCGAAGTTGATCCCAACAAGAAGGATCTGCCGCGAGGTGCTGATACAGATAGCAAACCGAAGATTGATCTGGCCCGTCTTCAGGAGAACTCACCGCGTCTGCGGAAACTCCTCGAAAAAGTCGATGGCGAGATCATCGGTGTAAAACAAGTAGACAAAGGACGCTGA